A stretch of Gemmatimonadota bacterium DNA encodes these proteins:
- a CDS encoding MFS transporter, translating into MTPRGVDASEDTVARALPQGDAGRAWAMLALLAVAELLGMSPWFTGSAAAPELAVRWALTDAQVGGLSTAVQLGFVLGTAIAAVLNLADLLPARRYFAWAATMAAVANAALVWAPDYSTALITRAATGLCMAGVYPPAMKMAATWFRARRGLAVGAVVGALTVGKAAPYLWRVLPEASLALIVFSASAAAALAALTIAVAWRDGPFVFPSRPFSWGLVGEVVRTPRYRWATGGYLGHMAELYAYWTWIPAFIAASAVAAAGDPTAARAPWVGALSFGTIAIGGVGCVWGGLVSDRIGRERLVIIAMAVSGLCALAIGLAFGRTPWLLAPLALAWGFFVIADSAQFSVLVTESVAPHAVGTALTVQVCLGFLLTTLTIQMIPPLVALAGWRAAFALLAVGPILGIMSIRRLRPA; encoded by the coding sequence ATGACCCCGCGAGGCGTGGACGCGAGCGAAGATACCGTGGCGCGAGCGCTCCCGCAGGGGGATGCCGGCCGCGCGTGGGCGATGCTCGCCCTCCTCGCGGTGGCCGAGCTGCTGGGGATGAGCCCCTGGTTCACGGGGAGTGCCGCCGCCCCCGAACTCGCCGTCCGATGGGCGCTCACCGATGCGCAGGTGGGGGGCCTCTCCACCGCCGTGCAGCTCGGCTTCGTGCTCGGCACCGCGATCGCCGCGGTGCTCAACCTCGCGGACCTGCTCCCCGCGCGGCGGTACTTCGCGTGGGCCGCGACGATGGCGGCGGTCGCGAACGCGGCACTCGTGTGGGCGCCGGACTACTCGACCGCCCTCATCACGCGCGCGGCGACGGGGCTGTGCATGGCCGGGGTCTACCCGCCGGCGATGAAGATGGCCGCCACCTGGTTCCGCGCACGCCGCGGGCTCGCCGTGGGCGCGGTCGTGGGCGCGCTCACGGTCGGGAAGGCCGCGCCGTATCTCTGGCGCGTGCTCCCCGAGGCGTCGCTCGCGCTCATCGTGTTCTCCGCGTCCGCCGCCGCCGCGCTCGCCGCGCTCACCATCGCCGTCGCCTGGCGCGACGGCCCCTTCGTCTTCCCGTCACGCCCCTTCTCGTGGGGCCTCGTCGGCGAGGTGGTGCGCACGCCGCGCTATCGATGGGCGACCGGCGGCTACCTCGGACACATGGCCGAGTTGTACGCCTACTGGACCTGGATCCCGGCGTTCATCGCGGCGAGCGCCGTCGCGGCCGCGGGAGACCCGACCGCCGCGCGCGCGCCCTGGGTGGGCGCGCTGAGCTTCGGCACCATCGCGATCGGCGGCGTGGGATGCGTCTGGGGCGGGCTCGTGAGCGACCGCATCGGACGCGAGCGGCTCGTGATCATCGCGATGGCGGTGAGCGGCCTCTGCGCGCTCGCGATCGGGCTGGCGTTCGGCCGCACGCCGTGGCTCCTCGCGCCCCTCGCGCTCGCCTGGGGCTTCTTCGTGATCGCCGACTCGGCGCAGTTCTCCGTGCTCGTGACCGAATCGGTGGCGCCGCACGCGGTCGGCACGGCGCTCACGGTCCAGGTCTGTCTGGGTTTCCTGCTCACCACGCTCACCATCCAGATGATCCCGCCCCTCGTCGCGCTCGCGGGATGGCGCGCCGCCTTCGCGTTGCTCGCCGTCGGGCCGATACTCGGGATCATGTCGATCCGACGCTTGCGTCCCGCATAG
- a CDS encoding CotH kinase family protein — translation MIASRRLLAIVPLLLSACLSPTEPRTIVPVTPSLTAFALEAARNPALSADVVASISGDTVRLAIPEVIALDSLVPSWITNEAVTLVTLGDSFPVNGLTRVSLAQDRRIRLTSSTGTEREYVLTVTVFTGLPVVRINTDGGAEVATKTTYVGATVDVYGGRDHPEWSFNMRTQIRGRGNSTWYNPKKPYRLKLATSRSVLGFPAERDWVLLANYWDLSLARNATAFRVSSLLGMTFTPRCTPAEFYLNHVHQGSYQLCDHMEVGAARIPAGADGWFLELNDIRRVDPDEIWFATPEMTEYTTVGHGDTIPSVWVYKSPDAPSPAQRSAIEGQLLAFEQALYGPNFTDPDSGYAAHLDAQSLVDWWLVMELSKNNDAAFSFGVYMYRSATGRITFGPVWDFDLAFGNYPYDGGPTGFKILVSGYLPRLMEDPAFVALVKQRWQVLYARRAELDEFIGTYTASLRRSQQLTHARWAPYNPRPLLIAGPDEQAWFTPAVDLRAAFTDADYDTAVQEMRSWLSARFDWLQTNILAL, via the coding sequence ATGATCGCTTCGCGCCGACTCCTCGCCATCGTTCCGCTCCTCCTCTCGGCCTGCCTCTCGCCGACGGAGCCGCGCACGATCGTGCCGGTCACGCCGTCGCTCACGGCGTTCGCCCTCGAGGCCGCGCGCAATCCCGCGCTCTCCGCCGACGTCGTCGCCAGCATCTCCGGCGACACCGTCCGGCTGGCCATCCCCGAGGTGATCGCGCTCGATTCGCTCGTGCCGAGCTGGATCACGAACGAGGCCGTCACGCTCGTCACGCTCGGGGATTCGTTCCCGGTCAACGGCCTCACGCGCGTGAGCCTCGCGCAGGACCGCCGCATCCGTCTCACCTCGTCCACGGGGACCGAGCGCGAGTACGTGCTCACGGTGACCGTCTTCACGGGCCTGCCGGTGGTCCGCATCAACACCGACGGCGGCGCAGAGGTCGCGACCAAGACCACGTACGTCGGCGCGACGGTCGACGTCTACGGCGGTCGCGACCACCCCGAGTGGTCGTTCAACATGCGCACGCAGATCCGCGGGCGCGGCAACTCCACCTGGTACAATCCGAAGAAGCCGTACCGCCTCAAGCTCGCGACCTCGCGCTCGGTCCTCGGCTTCCCCGCCGAACGCGACTGGGTGCTGCTCGCGAACTACTGGGATCTCTCGCTCGCGCGCAACGCCACCGCCTTCCGGGTCTCGTCGCTCCTCGGCATGACCTTCACGCCCCGGTGCACACCGGCCGAGTTCTACCTCAACCACGTGCACCAGGGCTCGTACCAGCTCTGTGACCACATGGAGGTCGGGGCGGCGCGCATCCCGGCCGGCGCGGACGGCTGGTTCCTCGAGCTCAACGACATCCGGCGCGTGGATCCGGACGAGATCTGGTTCGCGACACCGGAGATGACCGAGTATACGACCGTCGGCCACGGCGATACGATCCCGTCGGTCTGGGTCTACAAGTCACCCGACGCTCCGTCGCCGGCCCAGCGCAGCGCGATCGAGGGGCAGCTGCTCGCATTCGAGCAGGCGCTCTACGGCCCGAACTTCACCGATCCCGACAGCGGCTACGCGGCGCACCTCGATGCGCAGTCGCTCGTGGACTGGTGGCTCGTGATGGAACTCTCGAAGAACAACGATGCGGCCTTCTCGTTCGGCGTGTACATGTACCGCTCGGCGACGGGACGGATCACCTTCGGGCCGGTCTGGGACTTCGACCTCGCCTTCGGCAACTATCCATATGACGGTGGGCCGACGGGCTTCAAGATCCTCGTCTCCGGCTACCTGCCGCGCCTCATGGAGGACCCGGCCTTCGTTGCGCTCGTGAAGCAGCGGTGGCAGGTCCTCTACGCGCGCCGCGCCGAGCTCGACGAGTTCATCGGGACGTACACCGCCTCGTTGCGGCGATCGCAGCAGCTGACGCACGCGCGCTGGGCACCCTACAACCCGCGTCCGCTACTCATCGCCGGACCGGACGAGCAGGCCTGGTTCACCCCGGCGGTGGACCTCCGCGCGGCCTTCACCGACGCCGACTACGACACCGCGGTGCAGGAGATGCGCAGCTGGCTCTCGGCGCGCTTCGACTGGCTCCAGACGAACATCCTCGCCCTCTGA
- a CDS encoding sugar phosphate isomerase/epimerase: MTNRRDFLLALGASALAPSVVRAAERAHQRAAGRAHPGSSAMHLRGVGIQMYMMRDEMRADLDASLARVARLGYEEVEWWGTWGRTPAQLRTLLDGIGLRVPTSHVGSDALEPAALDATLDNAATMGIHTVIVAGMGRGYADDADGWKRAAQLLSTAGAKAAPLGIRIGYHNHDREFRKHGAMSALEILIKESDAASVDFQLDCYWAFKGGADPLAFLKAHKDRIAHLHLKDAAAAAPHAQVDLGKGVIDWKGLISTGLAQRVVTVTLDMDDPADAWASAGSCRSYLRGLGY; the protein is encoded by the coding sequence ATGACCAACCGCCGCGACTTCCTCCTCGCGCTGGGCGCCTCCGCCCTCGCGCCCTCCGTCGTCCGCGCCGCCGAGCGCGCCCACCAGCGCGCCGCCGGCCGCGCCCATCCGGGATCGAGCGCGATGCACCTCCGCGGCGTGGGCATCCAGATGTACATGATGCGCGACGAGATGCGCGCCGACCTCGACGCCTCGCTCGCGCGGGTGGCGCGACTCGGCTATGAGGAGGTCGAGTGGTGGGGGACCTGGGGGCGGACGCCGGCGCAGCTCCGGACGCTGCTCGACGGCATCGGCCTCCGCGTGCCGACGTCGCATGTGGGCTCCGACGCGCTCGAGCCGGCCGCGCTCGACGCGACGCTCGACAACGCCGCGACGATGGGCATCCACACCGTGATCGTCGCCGGCATGGGGCGCGGCTACGCGGATGACGCCGATGGCTGGAAGCGCGCGGCGCAGCTCCTAAGCACGGCCGGCGCCAAGGCCGCGCCGCTCGGCATCCGCATCGGCTACCACAACCATGATCGCGAGTTCCGCAAGCACGGCGCGATGAGCGCGCTCGAGATCCTCATCAAGGAATCCGACGCCGCGTCGGTCGACTTCCAGCTCGACTGCTATTGGGCGTTCAAGGGAGGCGCCGACCCGCTGGCGTTCCTCAAGGCGCACAAGGATCGCATCGCGCACCTGCACCTCAAGGATGCCGCCGCGGCCGCGCCGCACGCGCAGGTCGATCTCGGCAAGGGCGTGATCGACTGGAAGGGGCTCATCTCCACGGGACTCGCGCAGCGCGTCGTCACCGTGACGCTCGACATGGACGATCCCGCCGATGCGTGGGCGTCGGCGGGATCGTGCCGCAGCTACCTCCGCGGCCTCGGCTACTGA
- a CDS encoding ABC transporter ATP-binding protein — MTAPVKAPPAGAKPEKRKTDYKAAWAETRKLMWQHRRSLAIGLALMLVNRFAGLVLPGSVKWIIDEVLTKNRLELLTPIAVAAGVATVLQAASSFALSQVISVAAQRAITDLRRQVQARILRLPVSFFDATQSGVLINRVMNDAEGIRNLIGTGIIQLLGGILTASIALGYLFWLNWFLTTMTLVFLAIFGAVMAYAFAKLRPIFRERSKIQAEVSGRLGQAMGGARVVKVYTAEKREEIVFTKGAHALFRNIASTITGTSAIAAVSTVIIGAVGVLIVTVGGRAVVAGTMTLGDLVSYIFFVGLVSFPVVQMASIGTQITEAFAGLDRIREIFATPTEDEDDAARQPLARVDGDVAFDHVWFEYREGIPVLKDVTFTAKAGTTTALVGSSGSGKSTLISLILAFNRPMRGRVVIGAQDLATLRLRDYRSTLGVVLQDNFLFDGTVADNIAFSKPGATRAEVMEAARIANCEEFITGFPDGYETIVGERGVKLSGGQRQRVAIARAILADPQVLILDEATSSLDSESEREIREALKALRAGRTTFVIAHRLSTIRSADQILVLEGGEIVERGSHRELMALAGRYKELHDTQHEIEKDLFVNPGEDFSEASDG; from the coding sequence ATGACCGCTCCCGTGAAGGCGCCTCCTGCCGGCGCGAAGCCGGAGAAGCGGAAGACCGACTACAAGGCCGCCTGGGCCGAGACGCGGAAGCTGATGTGGCAGCATCGGCGCTCGCTCGCGATCGGTCTGGCCCTCATGCTCGTCAATCGCTTCGCGGGGCTCGTCCTTCCCGGGAGCGTGAAGTGGATCATCGACGAGGTGCTGACCAAGAACCGGCTCGAGCTGCTCACACCGATCGCCGTCGCGGCGGGCGTCGCGACCGTCCTGCAGGCCGCGAGCTCGTTCGCGCTCTCGCAGGTGATCTCCGTCGCCGCGCAGCGCGCCATCACCGACCTGCGCCGACAGGTGCAGGCCCGCATCCTCCGGCTCCCGGTGAGCTTCTTCGATGCCACGCAGAGCGGCGTGCTCATCAACCGTGTGATGAACGATGCCGAGGGGATCCGCAACCTGATCGGCACGGGGATCATCCAGCTGCTCGGCGGCATCCTCACCGCCTCGATCGCTCTCGGGTACCTGTTCTGGCTGAACTGGTTCCTCACGACGATGACGCTGGTGTTCCTCGCGATCTTCGGCGCGGTGATGGCGTACGCCTTCGCGAAGCTGAGGCCGATCTTCCGCGAGCGCTCCAAGATCCAGGCCGAGGTGTCGGGCCGACTCGGGCAGGCGATGGGCGGCGCGCGCGTGGTCAAGGTCTACACGGCGGAGAAGCGTGAGGAGATCGTCTTCACCAAGGGGGCGCACGCGCTCTTCCGCAACATCGCGAGCACCATCACCGGCACGAGCGCCATCGCCGCGGTGAGCACGGTGATCATCGGCGCGGTGGGCGTGCTCATCGTCACCGTCGGCGGCCGCGCGGTCGTCGCGGGCACCATGACGCTCGGCGACCTCGTCTCGTACATCTTCTTCGTGGGGCTCGTCTCGTTCCCTGTCGTGCAGATGGCGAGCATCGGAACGCAGATCACCGAGGCCTTCGCGGGGCTCGACCGCATCCGCGAGATCTTCGCCACGCCCACCGAGGACGAGGACGACGCCGCGCGGCAGCCGCTCGCCCGGGTCGACGGTGACGTCGCGTTCGACCACGTCTGGTTCGAGTACCGCGAGGGGATCCCGGTGCTCAAGGACGTCACCTTCACCGCGAAGGCGGGGACGACGACCGCGCTCGTCGGCTCGAGCGGCTCGGGGAAGAGCACGCTCATCTCGCTCATCCTCGCGTTCAACCGTCCCATGCGGGGGCGGGTGGTGATCGGGGCGCAGGACCTCGCGACCCTCCGGCTCCGCGACTACCGCTCCACGCTCGGCGTGGTGCTGCAGGACAACTTCCTGTTCGACGGCACCGTCGCCGACAACATCGCTTTCTCCAAGCCCGGCGCGACGCGGGCCGAGGTGATGGAGGCCGCACGGATCGCCAACTGCGAGGAGTTCATCACCGGCTTCCCCGACGGCTACGAGACGATCGTGGGCGAGCGCGGCGTGAAGCTCTCGGGCGGCCAGCGCCAGCGCGTGGCGATCGCCCGCGCGATCCTCGCCGACCCGCAGGTGCTGATCCTCGACGAGGCGACCTCGAGCCTCGACTCGGAGAGCGAGCGCGAGATCCGCGAGGCGCTCAAGGCGCTCCGCGCCGGTCGCACCACATTCGTCATCGCGCACCGCCTCTCGACCATCCGCAGCGCAGACCAGATCCTGGTGCTCGAGGGCGGCGAGATCGTCGAACGCGGGTCGCACCGCGAACTCATGGCGCTCGCCGGCCGATACAAGGAACTGCATGACACGCAGCACGAGATCGAGAAGGACCTGTTCGTGAATCCCGGCGAGGACTTCTCGGAGGCGTCGGACGGCTGA
- a CDS encoding glycerophosphodiester phosphodiesterase codes for MSLSLFDPARRPVIGHRGNRAHAPEDTLVSFAQAAALGVDALEMDLHLSRDGVPVVIHDPSLDRTTDAAGAVADRTASALAKVDAGARFSKDGGHTTPYRGLGIGVPTLEEVLVTHPTMPMILEIKAREAAAPVLALLERLQATGRVLIGSFMDEALQPFVRAGIPVAGATAALARLYLPALLGLPHAPLAFQAMCIPRVFRGLPLPVGRFARLMRAAGGPTHVWTVNDRAEARGLWAAGVSGIISDDPGAMLAERGGAA; via the coding sequence GTGTCCCTCTCCCTCTTCGATCCCGCCCGGCGCCCCGTCATCGGGCACCGCGGCAATCGTGCGCATGCTCCCGAGGACACGCTCGTCTCGTTCGCGCAGGCGGCCGCCCTCGGCGTCGATGCGCTGGAGATGGACCTGCATCTGTCCCGCGACGGCGTCCCGGTCGTGATCCATGACCCGTCGCTGGACCGCACCACCGACGCCGCCGGCGCGGTCGCCGACCGCACTGCCAGCGCCCTCGCCAAGGTCGATGCCGGCGCGCGCTTCTCGAAGGACGGCGGTCACACCACGCCATACCGCGGGCTCGGCATCGGCGTCCCGACCCTCGAAGAGGTGCTGGTCACGCATCCCACCATGCCGATGATCCTCGAGATCAAGGCACGGGAGGCCGCCGCCCCCGTCCTCGCGTTGCTGGAGCGCCTCCAGGCGACCGGGCGGGTCCTCATCGGCTCGTTCATGGACGAGGCCCTGCAACCCTTCGTCCGCGCCGGGATCCCAGTCGCCGGCGCCACGGCCGCCCTCGCCCGTCTCTACCTTCCGGCCCTCCTCGGGCTGCCGCACGCCCCTCTCGCCTTCCAAGCCATGTGCATCCCGCGCGTCTTCCGCGGCCTCCCGCTCCCCGTGGGCCGCTTCGCGCGGCTCATGCGGGCGGCCGGCGGCCCCACGCACGTCTGGACCGTGAATGACCGCGCCGAAGCGCGCGGACTCTGGGCCGCCGGCGTCTCCGGCATCATCAGCGACGACCCGGGGGCGATGCTCGCCGAGCGCGGAGGCGCGGCATGA
- a CDS encoding AAA family ATPase, whose protein sequence is MKDTEAELELLVRSKHALILLDTGEPDRADELLAALAARSSLFYYSWTRSRGLRRGVQAGDPFIERSDEPAKALARVLDEGAGVYHFRGLGAWVDDPVIASHVLDAVAHVASRRGAIVISGSDLRVPDTLSAVAATVHLPLPGFPEMRALLERLIREHSARGPLKVELTPEERARLVNNLVGLTQHEAERVVTRLIIEDNALRAADIARAATAKRQVVEQGGLLEYHPAGSGLGEVAGLNGLKAWLGARRAVVADPQRAHDFGLGFPRGVLLLGVPGCGKSLAAKAVASEWGLPLLKLDPANLYDKYIGDSEKNFKRAMRTAERLAPIVLWIDELEKAFASSGGDEDGGVSRRVFGTFLSWLQERKGDVFVTATSNDIANLPPEFIRKGRFDEVFFVDLPDAAARAEVLRIHLRRRRQDPSRFDLAALAGASEGFSGAELEQAVVAGLHVAFATKGTLDTEMLERELRGTKPLSGTMRERIAQLRDWAADRTVPAA, encoded by the coding sequence GTGAAAGATACGGAAGCCGAACTCGAACTGCTCGTGCGGAGCAAGCACGCGCTCATCCTCCTCGACACCGGCGAGCCGGATCGCGCGGACGAGCTGCTCGCGGCCCTCGCGGCGCGGTCGTCGCTCTTCTACTACTCGTGGACGCGGTCGCGCGGCCTGCGTCGCGGCGTGCAGGCCGGCGATCCCTTCATCGAGCGGTCCGACGAACCGGCGAAGGCGCTCGCGCGCGTGCTCGACGAGGGAGCCGGCGTCTACCATTTCCGCGGCCTCGGCGCCTGGGTGGACGATCCGGTCATCGCGAGCCACGTGCTCGACGCGGTCGCGCACGTCGCCTCGCGGCGCGGGGCGATCGTCATCTCCGGGAGCGACCTCCGCGTGCCCGACACGCTCAGTGCGGTCGCCGCCACGGTGCACCTCCCGCTCCCCGGCTTCCCGGAGATGCGCGCGCTGCTCGAGCGCCTCATCCGCGAGCACAGTGCGCGCGGGCCGCTCAAGGTGGAGCTCACGCCAGAGGAGCGCGCGCGCCTGGTGAACAACCTCGTCGGCCTCACGCAGCACGAGGCCGAGCGCGTCGTGACGCGCCTGATCATCGAGGACAACGCGCTCCGCGCGGCGGACATCGCGCGCGCGGCGACGGCCAAACGGCAGGTGGTCGAGCAGGGGGGCCTGCTCGAATATCACCCGGCGGGCTCCGGCCTCGGCGAGGTCGCGGGACTGAACGGGCTGAAGGCCTGGCTCGGCGCGCGCCGCGCCGTCGTCGCCGACCCGCAGCGCGCGCACGACTTCGGACTCGGCTTCCCGCGCGGCGTGCTCCTCCTCGGCGTACCGGGGTGCGGCAAGTCGCTCGCCGCCAAGGCGGTCGCGAGCGAATGGGGGCTGCCGCTGCTCAAGCTCGACCCCGCCAACCTGTACGACAAGTACATCGGCGACTCGGAGAAGAACTTCAAGCGCGCCATGCGGACGGCGGAGCGGCTCGCGCCGATCGTGCTCTGGATCGACGAGCTGGAGAAGGCGTTCGCGAGCTCGGGCGGCGACGAGGACGGCGGCGTGTCGCGGCGCGTGTTCGGCACCTTCCTCTCGTGGCTGCAGGAGCGGAAGGGTGATGTCTTCGTCACCGCGACCTCGAACGACATCGCGAACCTGCCGCCGGAGTTCATCCGGAAGGGGCGGTTCGACGAGGTCTTCTTCGTGGACCTCCCCGACGCCGCCGCCCGCGCCGAGGTGCTGCGCATCCACCTGCGGCGCAGGCGGCAGGATCCGTCGCGGTTCGACCTCGCCGCGCTCGCGGGGGCGAGCGAGGGGTTCAGCGGCGCCGAGTTGGAGCAGGCCGTCGTCGCGGGCTTGCATGTGGCCTTCGCGACGAAGGGGACGCTCGACACGGAGATGCTTGAGCGCGAGCTGCGGGGGACCAAGCCCCTCAGCGGGACGATGCGCGAGCGTATCGCGCAGCTGAGGGACTGGGCGGCCGACCGGACCGTCCCGGCCGCCTGA
- a CDS encoding M20/M25/M40 family metallo-hydrolase, giving the protein MSSRRRSVLMPCASLALATLLSASLAAPLQAQRPSTAADAGRLIGALSHDSLQGRAMGTPGNDKAARVIANEMRRLGLVPGGDDGYLQRIPLKLMPSRRPGGPMRLAPAESFAALDTVPAERRGASQNVIGIIVGSDPVLRDEVVLLGAHFDHLPMNAARAVDGDSIFNGADDDASGVAAILEAARQLKEGPAPKRTIVVIAFTGEETGGAGTQWYIRHPVRPMAQAVAQLQVEMIGRPDSLAGGAGKGWLTGYERSTMGERLAAAGLPVIVDPRPSENFFQRSDNYAFALEGIPAHTFSSFGGHTDYHGVNDEVDRMDLAHVAAMIDATAKAVRVLTDGPRIEWKDGGKPVRRAAP; this is encoded by the coding sequence ATGTCCTCTCGCCGCCGTTCCGTTCTCATGCCGTGCGCCTCGCTCGCGCTGGCGACGCTCCTCTCCGCGTCCCTCGCAGCGCCGCTGCAGGCGCAGCGCCCGAGCACCGCGGCCGATGCCGGCCGGTTGATCGGGGCGCTCTCGCACGATTCGCTGCAGGGGCGCGCGATGGGAACGCCGGGGAACGACAAGGCGGCGCGCGTGATCGCGAACGAGATGCGTCGCCTCGGCCTCGTCCCCGGTGGCGATGACGGCTACCTGCAGCGCATCCCGCTCAAGCTGATGCCGAGCCGGCGGCCCGGCGGCCCGATGCGGCTCGCGCCCGCCGAGAGCTTCGCGGCGCTCGACACCGTGCCGGCCGAACGGCGCGGGGCGTCGCAGAACGTGATCGGCATCATCGTCGGCAGCGATCCGGTGCTGCGCGACGAGGTGGTGCTGCTCGGTGCGCACTTCGACCACCTGCCGATGAACGCCGCGCGCGCGGTCGATGGTGACTCGATCTTCAACGGCGCGGACGACGATGCCTCCGGTGTCGCGGCGATCCTCGAGGCGGCGCGCCAGCTGAAGGAAGGCCCGGCGCCCAAGCGCACGATCGTCGTCATCGCGTTCACCGGCGAGGAGACCGGCGGGGCGGGGACGCAGTGGTACATCCGGCATCCGGTGCGGCCCATGGCGCAGGCCGTCGCGCAGTTGCAGGTGGAGATGATCGGTCGGCCCGATTCCCTCGCCGGCGGGGCGGGGAAGGGATGGCTCACCGGCTACGAGCGGTCGACGATGGGCGAGCGGCTCGCCGCGGCGGGCCTGCCGGTGATCGTGGACCCGCGGCCGTCGGAGAACTTCTTCCAGCGGTCGGACAACTATGCCTTCGCGCTCGAGGGGATCCCGGCGCACACGTTCTCGTCGTTCGGCGGGCACACCGACTACCACGGCGTGAATGACGAGGTCGACCGGATGGATCTCGCGCACGTCGCGGCGATGATCGATGCGACGGCCAAGGCCGTGCGCGTGCTCACCGACGGGCCGCGGATCGAATGGAAGGACGGCGGAAAGCCGGTGCGTCGCGCCGCGCCCTGA
- a CDS encoding 1-acyl-sn-glycerol-3-phosphate acyltransferase → MSSPQVARRGGVVNVPVVTDNVAQRGNFLMRWLMIGLMRLSGWRFTGAGFPDARKFVLIVAPHTSNWDFIVGIRAMYALGIRGTFLGKDTLFKFPLGIVMRFLGGFPVDRTKSSDVVTQTAELAEGMDKVIIVLSPEGTRKRTERWRSGFYWIAVKAKMPIVPVAFDFSKKAIHVYPPFEPTGDQERDLGYLRTLFRAGMAYDPAKYVE, encoded by the coding sequence ATGTCCTCCCCCCAGGTGGCACGGCGCGGCGGCGTGGTGAACGTTCCGGTCGTGACCGACAACGTGGCGCAGCGCGGCAACTTCCTCATGCGCTGGCTGATGATCGGCCTCATGCGCCTGAGCGGCTGGCGCTTCACGGGTGCCGGCTTCCCCGACGCGCGCAAGTTCGTGCTCATCGTCGCGCCGCACACCTCGAACTGGGACTTCATCGTCGGCATCCGCGCGATGTACGCACTCGGGATCCGCGGCACCTTCCTCGGCAAGGACACGCTCTTCAAGTTCCCGCTCGGGATCGTCATGCGCTTCCTCGGCGGCTTCCCCGTTGACCGGACGAAGAGCAGTGATGTGGTGACGCAGACGGCCGAGCTCGCCGAGGGGATGGACAAGGTGATCATCGTCCTCTCGCCCGAGGGGACGCGCAAGCGCACCGAGCGCTGGCGGAGCGGCTTCTACTGGATCGCGGTGAAGGCGAAGATGCCCATCGTGCCGGTGGCCTTCGACTTCTCGAAGAAGGCGATCCACGTGTACCCGCCATTCGAGCCCACCGGGGACCAGGAGCGGGATCTGGGCTACCTGCGCACGCTGTTCCGGGCGGGGATGGCGTACGATCCGGCGAAGTACGTGGAGTAG
- a CDS encoding MFS transporter: protein MSPLTTAPPANGRTLGAIALATFLTLVPITLLVPGLTELVVDAHGGTRFQAHLFVSLNQLTGIIAVPIAIRLHRRYPDTRRWVVGLLALDAVSFVGMGAADSLAMLFAWRAMDGLAHLPAVTFLMIAANRAGGARRGASLGVVASALMVGVGVGAPVGGILIDRAPHSVYPVGAALLAVAACSALLMPASVAGETGARSRYAWDRSTVASWMPLAYGFADRFLIGVFVSSFTLFLTEVHQVSAATRGMLMSLFLLPFAALCWPAGRLADRLGWYAPIVTANILFGLVYASYGVLPFSLLPVAMVASGVLSALMFSPSLVLVSEFARRGAGEGLFGVFQVAGSFGFLFGPIAGGLLVEALRAPSGEPAWALIFGVVGAGLVALGLVSWRVLGRLAAEWRRPG from the coding sequence GTGTCCCCCCTGACCACCGCGCCACCCGCGAACGGCCGGACCCTCGGCGCGATCGCGCTCGCGACCTTCCTGACGCTCGTCCCGATCACGCTGCTCGTCCCCGGGCTCACCGAGCTCGTGGTGGACGCGCATGGGGGCACGCGGTTCCAGGCGCACCTGTTCGTGTCGCTCAATCAGCTGACGGGCATCATCGCCGTGCCGATCGCGATCCGCCTCCACCGCCGCTATCCCGACACGCGGCGCTGGGTGGTGGGACTGCTCGCGCTCGACGCGGTGAGCTTCGTGGGGATGGGCGCGGCCGATTCGCTCGCGATGCTCTTCGCGTGGCGCGCGATGGACGGACTGGCGCACCTGCCGGCGGTGACCTTCCTGATGATCGCGGCGAACCGCGCCGGGGGCGCACGACGCGGTGCCTCGCTGGGCGTGGTCGCGTCGGCGCTGATGGTGGGCGTGGGCGTGGGCGCCCCGGTGGGCGGCATCCTGATCGACCGGGCACCCCATTCCGTGTATCCGGTCGGCGCCGCGCTGCTCGCCGTGGCCGCGTGCTCGGCGTTGCTCATGCCCGCGTCGGTCGCGGGGGAGACGGGGGCGCGCTCACGCTACGCGTGGGACCGTTCGACCGTCGCGAGCTGGATGCCGCTCGCCTACGGCTTCGCGGACCGATTCTTGATCGGCGTCTTCGTCTCGAGCTTCACGCTCTTCCTCACCGAGGTGCACCAGGTGAGTGCGGCGACGCGCGGGATGCTGATGTCGCTCTTCCTGCTGCCGTTCGCCGCGCTCTGCTGGCCGGCGGGGCGCCTCGCCGACCGGCTGGGGTGGTACGCGCCGATCGTGACGGCGAACATCCTCTTCGGCCTGGTCTACGCGAGCTACGGTGTGCTGCCGTTCTCGCTGCTGCCGGTGGCGATGGTGGCGTCCGGAGTGCTCAGCGCGCTGATGTTCTCGCCGAGCCTGGTGCTGGTGAGCGAGTTCGCGCGCCGCGGGGCCGGCGAAGGGCTCTTCGGCGTGTTCCAGGTGGCGGGGTCGTTCGGGTTCCTCTTCGGCCCGATCGCCGGTGGCCTGCTCGTCGAGGCGCTGCGTGCGCCGAGCGGGGAGCCGGCGTGGGCACTCATCTTCGGCGTGGTCGGGGCCGGACTGGTGGCGCTGGGGCTCGTGAGCTGGCGTGTGCTCGGACGGCTGGCCGCCGAGTGGCGCCGGCCCGGCTGA